In the Triticum aestivum cultivar Chinese Spring chromosome 2B, IWGSC CS RefSeq v2.1, whole genome shotgun sequence genome, AACTTCCCAGCTGCCAGTTCTCCCATCTCAATATTCTTATGTAGCCTACAAGAACCTAGCAGAGAAGCCCAGAGCACGCTGTCAGGTTCCATTGGCATCTCCTTTATGAGCTCCTCAACTTCTTTTAGATGACCGGCACGACCAAGCAAATCAATCATACATGTGTAGTGATCTTGAGATGGAGTTATCCCATGATCCTCAGTCATGGACCGAAAGTATCTCCGGCCCTCCTCCACTAATCCAGAATGGCCACAGGCTGACAGAACACCAATCATGGTGACAGAATCTGGGCTCTCTTTGCTGCACAGCATTCTCTCAAAAAGATGCAGTGCTTCTTTTGCACGGCCGTTCTGTGCATGACCGACAATCATGGCATTCCACGACACAGTATCTCTGGCTGCCATCCTCTCGAACACCTTCACACCATCATCAATTGATCCTGTCTTCAGGTACATGTCTACAAGGGAATTCCCAACAAACACATCAGACTCTGGTCCAAAGTCGAAGCGAAAACCTTCCTTGAGGACATGCACATGAGCTTGCTGACCAAGCTGAAGATCAGCAACATTGCCACATGCATTGAGAACATTTCCGTATGTGTAATGTGTTGGCCAAACTGACTCTCTTTTCAGCCTGACAAAGAGCCTaagtgcctcctcctcctcgccgttcTGTGCATATGCTGCAATGAGCACATTCCAAGCAATGACATTCTTCTCGACCATCTGCGAGAACACCACCTGAGCATCTTCCACATTAGCAGACCTTGCGTACCCAGTGATGAGTGATGTTTCAGAGACAACACTCCTGGAAGCCATGCGGTCAAACACACACCTCGCCTCCCATGTCCTCCCACATTTGGCGTACATGTCCACCAGAGCGTTGCTCAACACCATGTCCTCCCTAAACCTATCGGATTTCACCACGCATGCATGAACCTGCCGTCCTTCGCTATCCGCAGCAAGGCCCGCACACGCACTCATGACACTTGCAAGTGTCACCTCATCAGGCACAAGACCGGCATTCATCATCCTGACAAACAGTACCAGTGCCTCACCCACAGGGCCGTTCTGCTCATAGCAAGTGATCAAGCTGTTCCAGGAAACGACATTCCGCTCCGGCATTGCCTCGAACACCCTCTGTGCCTCCTCCGGCCCCTCGCACTTGGCATACATGTCCAAGAGCGCACTACCAATATACACGTCCTTGGCATGCGGCGACTTGGAAACAAGGGCATGCACCTGCACCCCGGCCCTCGGATCCTTCTCCACGGCACAGGCGCTCAGGGCGCTCGCAAAGGAGTAGGCATTGAGCACGAAGTCGTCGGCGTGCATGGCGGCGAAAAACAGGAGGGCGTCGGCGCCGCGGCTGTGCTGCGCGAGCGCGGCGATGACCGCGTTGTAGGAGCACTGGTCCGGGTCGGGGATGGCGTCGAAGAGAGCACGGACGTCGGCGGGGTTGCCAAGGCGCGCGTGCGCGGAGAGGAGGGCGTTGTAGGAGAAGGTGTTGGGCCGGGGGATATCGTCGAACACCCTGCGCGCGTCGGGGAGGCGGCCGAGCCGCGCGTAGGCGGAGACGAGGGTGTTGAGGAGGAAAGTCTCGTCCGCGAAGGGCGACTTGAGGGCGCGCGCGTGCGCTGCGCGGGCGGCGGGCAGGCTTGGCGCGGAGCGGAGGAGGTCGGCGAGCGGCGCGGAGGCTCGGAGGTGGGAgacgaagtggtggtggtggtgtcgcGCCATGCCAACAGGCGCGCCCCAGGTGCCTCCGTGTGAAAATTCAATGGTGGCAGAAGGCGGCGGTGTCCTCGTCGTTGCCAGCAGAACGAACTGAGGAACAAGGGCAATACTGAATGCGCGCCACAACACCAGGATTGTTCGGAGAGGCAAATACTCTTCCTTTTTTGCTGAGTCTAGGCAAATACTATTCCTGATTGCCATGTTTTGAAGTGgattttaatatatatttttgttCACTCCCTGcaaaagaatacacaaaattcCTGCCAAATgttcttgtctctctctctcttttttgacaACTAAATTTTCCTCTTTATTCACATGTGATAACACTTACCTCTTTTAGTATCGGAGAAAGTAAAGCATTTGCAGCAACACCTAACCACTCATTCCAAAAGCTGATTCTAGCAGCACTGCGCTAATTCATGTCCaacaccatttgcctctcgttttttgCATGGGCAGCAAGCAGGGGTTTTTTGCAGTCCTTGGCGACAACGGGTATAAAGAAAAGGCTCTCGTTTTTTGCGTACCA is a window encoding:
- the LOC123045506 gene encoding pentatricopeptide repeat-containing protein At2g13600 — its product is MARHHHHHFVSHLRASAPLADLLRSAPSLPAARAAHARALKSPFADETFLLNTLVSAYARLGRLPDARRVFDDIPRPNTFSYNALLSAHARLGNPADVRALFDAIPDPDQCSYNAVIAALAQHSRGADALLFFAAMHADDFVLNAYSFASALSACAVEKDPRAGVQVHALVSKSPHAKDVYIGSALLDMYAKCEGPEEAQRVFEAMPERNVVSWNSLITCYEQNGPVGEALVLFVRMMNAGLVPDEVTLASVMSACAGLAADSEGRQVHACVVKSDRFREDMVLSNALVDMYAKCGRTWEARCVFDRMASRSVVSETSLITGYARSANVEDAQVVFSQMVEKNVIAWNVLIAAYAQNGEEEEALRLFVRLKRESVWPTHYTYGNVLNACGNVADLQLGQQAHVHVLKEGFRFDFGPESDVFVGNSLVDMYLKTGSIDDGVKVFERMAARDTVSWNAMIVGHAQNGRAKEALHLFERMLCSKESPDSVTMIGVLSACGHSGLVEEGRRYFRSMTEDHGITPSQDHYTCMIDLLGRAGHLKEVEELIKEMPMEPDSVLWASLLGSCRLHKNIEMGELAAGKLFELDPENSGPYVLLSNMYAELGKWADVYRVRRSMKSRGVIKQPGCSWIEIGRQVSVFLARDNGHPCRNEIHDTLRIIQMQMSRVNVDAENADGLMNYSSEACG